One genomic window of Nakamurella panacisegetis includes the following:
- a CDS encoding VOC family protein, with translation MTAGPSLTLWGVVLGSPDPVALASFYERLLDWERRSGEDPTWVTSGPRGSDARPGLSFQLEENHVPPAWPAEPGEQQMQIHLDILVDDLDAAGEKATALGATLAGFQPQEDVRVYLDPAGHPFCLFT, from the coding sequence ATGACGGCGGGGCCGTCCCTGACCCTGTGGGGCGTGGTGCTCGGTTCGCCGGATCCGGTGGCCCTGGCCTCGTTCTACGAACGACTCCTGGACTGGGAACGGCGATCGGGCGAGGACCCGACCTGGGTCACCTCCGGCCCCCGGGGCAGCGATGCCCGGCCGGGGCTGTCATTCCAGCTGGAGGAGAACCATGTGCCGCCGGCGTGGCCGGCCGAGCCGGGCGAGCAGCAGATGCAGATCCATCTGGACATCCTGGTCGACGACCTCGATGCGGCCGGGGAGAAGGCGACCGCACTCGGGGCGACCCTGGCCGGATTCCAGCCGCAGGAGGACGTCCGGGTCTACCTGGACCCGGCCGGTCACCCGTTCTGCCTGTTCACCTGA
- a CDS encoding ArsR/SmtB family transcription factor yields MAGVVVTPDSVARFAGLLADRSRVAMCLALIDGRAWTAGELATHAGISRSTASEHLSALVTAGILAQEHQGRHRYLRLAGPEIAQLIEDLVAVVGVPQQPNSLRSVRAAGQLQAARTCYDHVAGDLGVAVFDALVRRRLIDVADGLRLTPSGRDFFVDFAGPDAVAPHRSRPLLRTCLDWTERRHHLGGALGAVVLQQLLARGWVVRAARHRALAVTGDGAIGLKAAFGVDVPATPDADRLGA; encoded by the coding sequence ATGGCCGGTGTGGTGGTCACCCCCGACTCCGTCGCCCGATTCGCCGGGCTGCTGGCCGATCGCAGCCGGGTCGCCATGTGCCTGGCGCTGATCGACGGCCGCGCCTGGACGGCCGGCGAACTGGCCACCCACGCGGGCATCAGCCGGTCCACCGCGAGCGAGCATCTCTCGGCCCTGGTGACGGCCGGCATCCTGGCCCAGGAACATCAGGGCCGGCATCGGTATCTGCGGTTGGCCGGGCCCGAGATCGCCCAGCTGATCGAGGATCTGGTCGCCGTCGTCGGAGTCCCACAGCAGCCGAACTCACTGCGCTCGGTCCGCGCGGCCGGGCAGTTGCAGGCGGCCCGTACCTGCTACGACCATGTCGCCGGGGATCTGGGTGTGGCCGTGTTCGATGCCCTGGTCCGTCGCCGGCTGATCGATGTCGCCGACGGCCTGCGGCTCACCCCGTCCGGGCGTGACTTCTTCGTCGACTTCGCCGGCCCCGACGCAGTGGCGCCGCACCGTTCGCGACCGCTGCTCCGCACCTGTCTGGACTGGACGGAACGGCGTCATCACCTCGGCGGTGCACTCGGAGCGGTTGTGCTGCAGCAACTCCTGGCCCGGGGCTGGGTGGTGCGGGCCGCCCGGCACCGCGCCCTGGCGGTCACCGGAGACGGCGCCATCGGCCTGAAGGCCGCCTTCGGCGTCGACGTCCCGGCCACCCCTGACGCGGATCGGCTCGGGGCCTGA
- a CDS encoding ATP-dependent DNA ligase, giving the protein MAGERAQVEMDGHRFSLTNLSKVLYPATGTTKADVIGYFAEVAPAMIPLIEGRPVTRKRWPNGVGTDPFFHKNVDKGFPSWIPTREIRHSDRVVSYPLIESAAALAWMGQNASLELHVPQWKFTPDGERGNPDRAVFDLDPGPEVGLAECAEVARAIRERLTDLKLVAYPVTSGSKGLHLYVPLPGRQNSEEVSTFARLLAETVEQDMPSLVVSKMAKVLRPGKVFIDWSQNNGNKTTIAPYSLRGRDHPTVAAPRTWEELEDPDLRHLEYREVLERLRGGLNPFDVSGSVSRKLAAYRSKRSADRTPEPVPGADAPAPAPTGHTFVIQEHHATALHWDFRLEHEGVLVSWAVPRGIPHTVKENRLAVQTEDHPLEYKDFEGSINHGEYGGGDVTIWDSGTYELEKWRDGEVIVTLFGKRATGRFALIRTRRGAGPGDAARGNQWLMHRTKGQSDLEPVVPQEGRKFGPDRKIAHPRPPTDLRPMLASPGVIGDLSGDDWRFEGKWDGVRAIVEVADDYFRLVSRNGNDVTASYPELRELSRTLAGHVVVLDGEIVAMDADGRSDFGLLQRRMKLTRPADIARVAPEVPVRLLVFDILYLDGVSLLRKTYDDRRRLLEALRPGGGPVSVPDQLPGPAVDALAHSIEQRWEGIVAKKAGSTYMPGKRSHTWIKVKNTRDQEMVIVGWRPGKGRRADGIGGVLMGLPSGDGFRYIGAVGSGFSDVALDDLLAELKPLARNTSPISESLTRAETLGVQWVRPTLVGEVVYSEWTPEGRLRHPVWRGLRPDKSVDDLRP; this is encoded by the coding sequence ATGGCGGGTGAGCGCGCGCAGGTCGAGATGGACGGACATCGGTTCAGCCTGACCAATCTGTCCAAGGTGCTGTATCCGGCCACGGGCACGACGAAGGCCGACGTCATCGGATACTTCGCCGAAGTCGCGCCGGCGATGATCCCGCTGATCGAGGGCCGCCCGGTGACCCGGAAACGCTGGCCCAACGGAGTCGGCACCGACCCGTTCTTCCACAAGAACGTCGACAAGGGATTTCCGTCGTGGATCCCGACCCGGGAGATCCGGCATTCCGACCGGGTGGTCTCCTACCCGCTGATCGAGTCGGCGGCCGCGCTGGCCTGGATGGGCCAGAATGCTTCGCTGGAACTGCATGTGCCCCAATGGAAGTTCACCCCGGATGGGGAACGCGGCAATCCCGATCGGGCCGTGTTCGACCTCGATCCGGGCCCGGAGGTCGGTCTGGCCGAATGTGCCGAGGTGGCCCGGGCCATCCGGGAACGGCTGACCGACCTGAAGCTCGTCGCCTATCCGGTGACCAGCGGGTCGAAGGGGCTGCACCTGTACGTTCCGCTGCCCGGACGGCAGAATTCGGAGGAGGTCTCGACGTTCGCGCGGCTGCTGGCCGAGACGGTGGAGCAGGACATGCCGAGCCTGGTGGTGTCCAAGATGGCGAAAGTCCTGCGGCCGGGCAAGGTGTTCATCGACTGGTCGCAGAACAACGGCAACAAGACCACCATTGCTCCGTATTCGCTGCGCGGGCGGGACCACCCGACGGTGGCCGCCCCCCGGACCTGGGAGGAGCTCGAGGATCCGGACCTGCGCCATCTGGAATATCGGGAAGTACTGGAGCGCCTGCGCGGTGGTCTCAACCCGTTCGACGTCTCCGGCTCGGTCTCGCGGAAGCTGGCCGCCTACCGGTCGAAACGGTCGGCCGATCGCACGCCGGAGCCGGTGCCGGGGGCCGACGCACCGGCCCCGGCGCCGACCGGCCACACCTTCGTGATCCAGGAACACCACGCCACTGCCCTGCACTGGGACTTCCGGCTGGAGCACGAGGGCGTGCTCGTCTCCTGGGCGGTCCCGCGCGGCATCCCGCACACGGTGAAGGAGAATCGTCTGGCCGTGCAGACCGAGGATCATCCGTTGGAGTACAAGGACTTCGAGGGCAGTATCAATCACGGTGAGTACGGCGGCGGCGACGTCACGATCTGGGATTCCGGTACGTACGAATTGGAGAAATGGCGCGACGGGGAAGTGATCGTCACGCTCTTCGGGAAGCGGGCAACCGGGCGCTTCGCGCTGATCCGGACCAGACGCGGAGCCGGACCGGGCGATGCAGCCAGGGGCAACCAATGGCTGATGCACCGCACCAAGGGCCAGTCCGACCTGGAACCCGTTGTGCCGCAGGAGGGCCGCAAGTTCGGACCGGACCGGAAGATCGCACATCCGAGGCCGCCGACCGACCTGCGGCCGATGCTAGCCTCGCCCGGCGTCATCGGGGATCTCTCCGGTGACGACTGGCGATTCGAGGGGAAGTGGGACGGCGTCCGGGCGATCGTCGAGGTCGCCGACGACTACTTCCGCCTGGTCAGCCGGAACGGCAACGACGTCACCGCCTCGTATCCGGAGCTGCGGGAGCTGTCCCGGACGCTGGCCGGGCACGTGGTGGTGCTGGACGGGGAGATCGTGGCCATGGACGCCGACGGCCGGTCGGACTTCGGGTTGCTGCAGCGGCGAATGAAGTTGACCCGGCCGGCGGACATCGCGCGCGTGGCGCCCGAGGTGCCGGTGCGGCTGCTGGTGTTCGACATCCTGTACCTGGATGGAGTGTCGTTGCTGCGCAAGACCTATGACGATCGTCGTCGGCTGCTGGAGGCATTGCGGCCGGGCGGTGGCCCGGTCTCCGTGCCGGATCAGCTGCCCGGGCCGGCCGTGGACGCGTTGGCCCACAGCATCGAGCAGCGGTGGGAAGGGATCGTCGCGAAGAAGGCCGGCTCGACGTACATGCCCGGGAAGCGGTCGCACACCTGGATCAAGGTGAAGAACACCCGCGACCAGGAGATGGTGATCGTGGGCTGGCGCCCGGGCAAGGGCCGTCGCGCGGACGGGATCGGTGGAGTCCTGATGGGCCTGCCGTCGGGGGACGGGTTCCGCTACATCGGGGCGGTCGGTTCCGGGTTCTCCGACGTCGCCCTCGACGACCTGCTCGCGGAGTTGAAGCCGCTGGCCCGCAACACCTCCCCGATCAGCGAGTCGCTGACCCGGGCCGAGACGCTAGGCGTGCAATGGGTCCGGCCGACGCTGGTCGGCGAGGTGGTCTACAGCGAATGGACGCCCGAGGGGCGCCTCCGGCACCCCGTCTGGCGTGGCCTCCGACCGGACAAGTCGGTGGACGACCTGCGGCCCTGA
- a CDS encoding SDR family oxidoreductase: MILDKFDLTGRVAVVTGGNQGLGLAFARGLGEAGAKVAILGRNTARNEDAVAALVLEGIIARAFTADVVEKASLEAAAADIRKQLGEVDILVNNAGACIHRPAFEVTDDEFAHVMDVNVRGVWNGSQVFGRSMAAAGRGVIVNVGSISAQIVNRPQWQPIYNASKAAVHQLTKSLAAEWAASGIRVNAIAPGYVRTEMAPVDRPEFRRYWIEDAPQQRAALPEEIAPSVVFLASDASAFMTGSVLVIDGGYTVY, translated from the coding sequence ATGATTCTGGACAAGTTCGATCTCACGGGGCGCGTCGCCGTCGTGACCGGGGGGAACCAGGGGCTGGGCCTGGCTTTCGCCCGCGGGCTCGGGGAGGCCGGGGCCAAGGTGGCGATCCTGGGCCGCAACACGGCCCGGAACGAGGATGCCGTCGCCGCACTGGTGCTGGAGGGGATTATCGCCCGCGCCTTCACCGCCGACGTGGTCGAGAAAGCCAGTCTGGAAGCCGCCGCGGCGGACATCCGGAAGCAGCTCGGCGAGGTCGACATCCTGGTCAACAACGCCGGGGCGTGCATCCATCGCCCGGCGTTCGAGGTCACCGACGACGAATTCGCCCACGTGATGGACGTCAACGTGAGGGGCGTCTGGAACGGCAGCCAGGTGTTCGGGCGATCCATGGCCGCGGCCGGACGCGGCGTCATCGTCAACGTCGGATCGATCTCGGCGCAGATCGTCAACCGACCCCAGTGGCAGCCGATCTACAACGCGTCCAAGGCCGCCGTGCACCAGCTGACCAAGTCGCTGGCCGCCGAGTGGGCCGCGTCCGGGATCCGGGTCAACGCGATTGCGCCGGGCTACGTCCGGACCGAGATGGCACCGGTCGACCGGCCGGAGTTCCGGCGGTACTGGATCGAGGACGCACCGCAGCAGCGTGCCGCGCTGCCCGAGGAGATCGCACCCAGCGTGGTGTTCCTGGCCTCTGACGCGTCCGCCTTCATGACTGGGTCGGTGCTCGTCATCGACGGCGGCTACACCGTCTACTAG
- a CDS encoding DMT family transporter: MTTLEQPRAAGSGTRTAGVVIAAIAVTVLAWASAFVTVRSVRTDFDPGALALGRLLVGSVALAVALRIKGGWVRPHRREWLLMALCGVCWFGVYNVSLSAAERQLDAGTTAMLVNVGPILIALLAGAVLGEGFPRWLLIGAGIAFAGAILIGVASRSGPGGATLGGVALCLLAAACWAIGVTAQKKVLGRLPPLQVTQIACTIGAVATLPFSGQLIGNLSRATTSGVLSVVYLGLVPTALAFGTWAFALSRMNAGRLGITTYLVPPLTIALSWPLLGEVPAVLALGGGLIALVGIAVSRRR; encoded by the coding sequence ATGACCACCTTGGAGCAGCCTCGCGCCGCCGGATCCGGTACCCGGACGGCCGGCGTCGTCATCGCGGCGATCGCCGTCACCGTCCTGGCCTGGGCCTCCGCCTTTGTCACCGTCCGGAGCGTGCGAACCGACTTCGATCCTGGCGCTCTGGCCCTCGGACGGCTGCTGGTCGGCAGTGTCGCCTTGGCCGTCGCCCTCCGGATCAAAGGTGGCTGGGTCCGCCCGCACCGTCGCGAATGGCTGCTGATGGCCCTCTGCGGGGTGTGCTGGTTCGGCGTCTACAACGTCTCGCTGAGCGCGGCCGAGCGGCAGCTGGACGCCGGGACCACGGCGATGTTGGTCAATGTGGGTCCGATCCTGATCGCGCTGCTGGCCGGGGCGGTGCTCGGGGAGGGCTTCCCACGGTGGCTGCTGATCGGAGCCGGGATCGCGTTCGCCGGAGCGATCCTGATCGGGGTGGCCAGCCGATCAGGGCCGGGCGGCGCCACCCTGGGCGGCGTGGCCCTCTGCCTGCTGGCCGCGGCGTGTTGGGCGATCGGGGTCACGGCGCAGAAGAAGGTCCTCGGGCGGCTGCCGCCGCTCCAGGTGACCCAGATCGCGTGCACGATCGGCGCGGTCGCCACTCTGCCGTTCTCCGGCCAGCTGATCGGGAACCTCTCCCGCGCAACGACATCCGGTGTGCTGTCCGTCGTGTACCTCGGGCTGGTGCCGACCGCTCTGGCCTTCGGCACGTGGGCGTTCGCGTTGTCGAGGATGAACGCCGGACGGCTGGGCATCACCACCTACCTGGTGCCACCACTGACCATCGCTCTGTCCTGGCCCTTGCTGGGCGAGGTCCCGGCCGTCCTGGCCCTGGGCGGCGGGCTGATCGCGCTGGTCGGGATAGCCGTGAGCCGGCGCCGATGA
- a CDS encoding VanZ family protein: protein MRDLWNLFGTELLIVTIPALLAVAVGATRLRRTGRIHNMRVVARVLIVVISLAAAAMLFSPVATTTHARFLDLHLLATLRHSFASPILFAQMIGNLLLLCWLGFLLPIAFVRVRPWMAAVACLVTSAAIETVQYVIAVGRVTSISDLFFNTIGGTAGAVLAQLVGRRLLTPPVAAPVAAYGNVRS from the coding sequence ATGCGCGACCTCTGGAATCTCTTCGGGACTGAACTGCTCATCGTGACGATCCCGGCTCTGCTGGCGGTGGCCGTCGGCGCGACCCGGCTGCGGCGCACCGGGCGTATTCACAACATGCGCGTCGTCGCCCGCGTCCTCATCGTGGTGATCTCGTTGGCCGCGGCGGCGATGTTGTTCAGTCCGGTCGCCACCACCACCCACGCCCGGTTCCTCGACCTGCACCTGCTCGCCACGCTGCGGCACTCGTTCGCCAGTCCGATCTTGTTCGCGCAGATGATCGGCAATCTGCTGCTCCTGTGCTGGCTCGGGTTCCTGCTCCCGATCGCGTTCGTCCGGGTACGGCCCTGGATGGCCGCGGTGGCCTGCCTGGTGACCTCGGCCGCCATCGAGACCGTTCAGTACGTCATCGCGGTCGGCCGGGTCACCTCGATCTCGGACTTGTTCTTCAACACCATCGGCGGGACGGCCGGCGCGGTCCTGGCTCAGCTCGTGGGCCGGCGTCTGCTCACGCCCCCGGTCGCCGCTCCGGTGGCGGCGTATGGAAACGTGCGTTCCTGA
- a CDS encoding TetR/AcrR family transcriptional regulator yields the protein MPASSPVPKVTKRRAETRARLLAAAADTFAELGFGRSTVEDVCERAGYSRGAFYSNFSSLDELFFVMYEQRSIEVVDRASTAVDEALRAAAGAPLSVGEVMDRVLAALPVSRDSELLKLEFFAHAVRHPEVAAALVEQRRRLREELLPVLRIGLAAAGLDPDAVDLDDVARVVLALQDGLYFQELLEPGDARLETLRHHALTTALTRAATTS from the coding sequence ATGCCCGCTTCTTCCCCGGTCCCCAAGGTGACCAAACGCCGGGCCGAGACCCGGGCCCGGCTGCTGGCCGCCGCGGCCGATACCTTCGCCGAGCTGGGCTTCGGCCGGAGCACGGTCGAGGACGTCTGCGAGCGGGCCGGGTACTCCCGCGGTGCGTTCTACTCGAACTTCAGCAGCCTCGACGAGTTGTTCTTCGTGATGTACGAACAGCGCTCGATCGAGGTCGTGGACAGGGCGTCGACTGCGGTGGACGAGGCCCTCCGCGCGGCCGCCGGTGCTCCCCTGTCCGTCGGGGAGGTGATGGATCGGGTCCTGGCCGCCCTGCCGGTGAGCCGGGACTCCGAGTTGCTCAAGCTCGAGTTCTTCGCCCACGCCGTTCGGCACCCGGAGGTGGCCGCGGCCCTGGTGGAGCAACGCCGACGGCTGCGTGAGGAGTTGCTCCCCGTCCTGCGGATCGGGCTGGCCGCCGCTGGACTCGACCCGGACGCCGTGGACCTGGACGACGTGGCCCGGGTGGTGCTGGCCCTGCAGGACGGCCTGTACTTCCAGGAGCTGCTGGAGCCGGGGGACGCGCGGTTGGAGACCTTGCGCCACCACGCCCTCACGACCGCCCTGACCCGGGCGGCAACGACGAGCTGA
- a CDS encoding TIGR03086 family metal-binding protein, with translation MDDLAAHRSALRQFGSRVELIRDDQWHAATPDTEWDVTDLVRHLVYEQLWAPPLLAGKTIAEVGDAFEGDILGDDPKAAWTSAAAAARAAFAEPGALTRTVHLSFGDVPASEYLWQMVTDLVVHSWDLARAIKADEQMPNDLLYATLELVKATIGDWSGSGLFAPPIPVPGCTDDLTELLALTGRSR, from the coding sequence ATGGACGATCTCGCTGCGCACCGATCGGCACTCCGTCAGTTCGGGAGCCGGGTGGAGCTGATCCGGGACGATCAGTGGCACGCCGCCACCCCGGACACCGAGTGGGATGTCACCGACCTGGTCAGACACCTGGTGTACGAGCAGTTGTGGGCCCCGCCGTTGCTGGCCGGGAAGACGATCGCCGAGGTCGGGGACGCCTTCGAGGGCGACATCCTGGGCGACGATCCGAAGGCGGCCTGGACGTCGGCCGCCGCCGCCGCGCGGGCCGCGTTCGCCGAACCCGGCGCCCTGACCCGCACGGTGCACCTGTCATTCGGCGACGTGCCCGCCTCGGAGTACCTGTGGCAGATGGTGACGGACCTGGTGGTGCACAGCTGGGACCTGGCGCGCGCGATCAAGGCCGACGAGCAGATGCCGAACGACCTGCTCTACGCCACGCTGGAACTGGTGAAGGCGACGATCGGAGACTGGTCCGGCTCCGGGCTCTTCGCGCCGCCGATCCCGGTGCCGGGCTGCACCGACGACCTGACCGAACTGCTCGCCCTGACCGGACGGTCCCGATGA
- a CDS encoding cytochrome P450 has translation MPVDFNPAAVGFDPADPAFIADPYPVYTKMREIGPVLYYPSRDVHLLTGFAEVNAALRDRRLGRAYRQRYTDEEFGQPGDDPRWPHFYASERWSLLNIEPPDHTRLRRLVTKVFTARSIAALRPQIQTLADQHLTAALADGGRFELISDYAQPFSVAVICTLLGVPLPDGPRLLAWSHRIVKMYEFSTSDDERAEADRAAAEFMEYILALIEARREHPEDDLITELVQVADLGDRLTVDEIVSTVIVLLNAGHEATVNTLGNGMRALLTHPDQWARVLDGAVAPATVVEEMLRWDAPLQLFERWVLEEGVVIGDREFRVGERIAMMFGSANRDPRRFPDADRFDAGRGESTHIGFGGGLHFCIGAPLARLELETSVALLRQHPGLVLAAEPEYHPAFVIRGLTGLSLAT, from the coding sequence GTGCCTGTCGACTTCAATCCCGCCGCCGTCGGATTCGATCCGGCCGATCCCGCGTTCATCGCCGACCCGTATCCGGTCTACACGAAAATGCGCGAGATCGGGCCGGTGCTGTACTACCCGAGCCGGGATGTCCACCTGCTCACCGGCTTCGCCGAGGTGAACGCTGCCCTCCGCGACCGGCGCCTTGGTCGGGCCTACCGCCAGCGGTACACCGACGAGGAGTTCGGACAGCCGGGCGACGATCCCCGCTGGCCGCATTTCTACGCCTCGGAACGGTGGTCCCTGCTCAACATCGAACCGCCGGACCACACCCGGCTCCGTCGCCTGGTGACCAAGGTGTTCACCGCCCGGTCGATTGCCGCCCTGCGTCCACAGATCCAGACGTTGGCCGATCAGCACCTCACCGCGGCCCTGGCCGACGGCGGGCGGTTCGAACTCATCTCGGACTACGCGCAGCCGTTCTCGGTGGCCGTCATCTGCACCCTGCTGGGCGTGCCGCTGCCCGACGGTCCGCGCCTGCTGGCCTGGTCGCACCGAATCGTGAAGATGTACGAGTTCTCCACCTCCGACGACGAGCGGGCCGAGGCCGATCGGGCCGCGGCCGAGTTCATGGAATACATCCTGGCCCTGATCGAAGCGCGTCGGGAGCACCCGGAGGACGACCTGATCACCGAACTGGTGCAGGTCGCGGATCTGGGTGATCGGCTGACCGTGGACGAGATCGTCAGCACCGTCATCGTTCTGCTCAACGCTGGGCACGAAGCGACGGTCAACACGCTGGGCAACGGGATGCGCGCCCTGCTCACCCACCCCGACCAGTGGGCCCGGGTGCTGGACGGCGCAGTGGCGCCGGCCACGGTGGTCGAGGAGATGCTGCGCTGGGACGCGCCCCTGCAGTTGTTCGAGCGCTGGGTCCTCGAGGAGGGTGTGGTCATCGGCGACCGCGAATTCCGGGTCGGCGAGCGGATCGCCATGATGTTCGGCTCGGCCAACCGCGACCCGCGCCGGTTCCCCGATGCCGACCGGTTCGATGCGGGGCGCGGCGAGTCGACACACATCGGCTTCGGCGGCGGACTGCACTTCTGCATCGGCGCCCCGCTGGCCCGGCTGGAGCTGGAGACCTCGGTCGCGCTGTTGCGCCAGCACCCCGGCCTGGTGCTGGCCGCCGAGCCCGAGTACCACCCGGCGTTCGTCATCCGCGGTCTCACCGGTTTGTCGCTGGCCACCTGA
- a CDS encoding DUF3533 domain-containing protein has product MSTSVGHGRHEVPEEAAPPQGIWAEFKDAVALRTVALIVGVLLLQLGFVLSYVGAFHAPTPKNIPLAVVSSSAQASDQVAAQLNVITGTPLRATVVTDRETAERQIRNGELSAALLVDPQGTADTLLTSSGGGVSVSGAVTSVIDQVEAAQKRTVTVTDIVPLQGGDGRGLTGFYLVIGWLVGGYLVASLLGVAAGARPATPRRAWFRLIAIVPYAIVSGLGGALIVDQVLGALTGHFMSLWWLGALLVASAAAATMAFQVLFGVIGIGITVLVFVVLGNPSAGGAYQTTLLPPFWRALSNALPNGAGTDAVRRIVYLGSNGITGHLVVIAIYAVAGAAVAIAGSHLIQRRSLRADGTQALA; this is encoded by the coding sequence GTGAGCACATCAGTCGGACACGGTCGGCACGAGGTCCCGGAAGAGGCAGCGCCCCCGCAGGGAATCTGGGCCGAGTTCAAGGATGCTGTCGCCCTCCGGACCGTCGCCCTGATCGTCGGGGTGCTGCTGCTGCAGCTCGGCTTCGTGCTGTCCTACGTCGGTGCCTTCCACGCCCCCACGCCGAAGAACATCCCGCTGGCGGTGGTGTCCTCGTCGGCTCAGGCCTCGGATCAGGTGGCCGCCCAGCTCAACGTCATAACCGGCACCCCACTACGGGCCACCGTCGTCACCGATCGGGAGACCGCCGAGCGTCAGATCCGGAACGGGGAACTGTCCGCCGCGCTCCTCGTCGACCCGCAGGGGACCGCCGACACCCTGCTCACCTCCAGCGGAGGTGGGGTGTCGGTGTCCGGCGCCGTCACGTCCGTCATCGATCAGGTCGAAGCCGCGCAGAAACGGACCGTCACGGTCACCGACATCGTGCCGCTGCAGGGCGGCGACGGTCGCGGCCTCACCGGCTTCTACCTGGTGATCGGCTGGCTGGTGGGCGGATACCTGGTTGCCTCCCTGCTCGGGGTGGCCGCCGGCGCTCGCCCGGCCACTCCCCGTCGCGCCTGGTTCCGGCTGATCGCGATCGTCCCGTACGCCATCGTGTCCGGGCTCGGTGGCGCCCTGATCGTCGATCAGGTCCTGGGTGCCCTGACCGGACACTTCATGTCCCTCTGGTGGCTCGGCGCGCTGCTCGTGGCGTCGGCCGCCGCCGCCACCATGGCGTTCCAGGTGCTGTTCGGGGTGATCGGCATCGGGATCACCGTGCTGGTCTTCGTCGTCCTGGGCAACCCGTCGGCCGGCGGGGCCTACCAGACCACCCTGCTCCCACCGTTCTGGCGGGCCCTGAGCAACGCGCTGCCCAACGGCGCCGGGACCGACGCCGTCCGCCGCATCGTCTATCTGGGCAGCAACGGGATCACCGGCCATCTCGTCGTCATCGCGATCTACGCCGTGGCCGGCGCGGCCGTGGCGATCGCCGGTTCCCACCTGATCCAACGGCGCAGCCTGCGGGCCGACGGCACCCAGGCGCTGGCCTGA
- a CDS encoding carboxylate-amine ligase — MPKRTVGVEEELLLVNPADGVPAAVGEQVVAEAGARRGERGADPEQPPIEHEFKAEQAEIGSRPTTSADELANDLRRLRHELASVAAANGVQLAAAATSPRKVRPTPTPDRRYRDMIDEFGLLARQQLTCGQHVHVSIESRGEGVAVLDRIAPWLPLITAISSNSPYWQGQDSGYQSYRTVVWALWPTAGPTAGFGDERGYDAAIADLLSSGAAMDDGMIYFDARLSAHYPTVEIRVADVCTDVDDAVLVAVLCRALVDTASADWRSGAPAPAYRPELLRAAAWRSARHGLRDELFDPLTRRVAPAFDVLRTLAEFVGPALEANGDSALVAGGLDRLRQRGTGADQQRRAHSARGDLHDVVLDVVRRTLG; from the coding sequence ATGCCGAAGCGAACGGTGGGGGTCGAAGAGGAACTGCTGCTGGTGAACCCGGCGGACGGGGTCCCCGCGGCGGTCGGCGAGCAGGTGGTGGCCGAGGCCGGGGCGCGCCGCGGCGAGCGTGGGGCCGACCCGGAGCAACCCCCGATCGAGCACGAGTTCAAGGCCGAGCAGGCCGAGATCGGTTCCCGCCCCACCACTTCGGCCGACGAGCTGGCCAACGACCTGCGTCGGCTGCGGCACGAGCTGGCCTCCGTGGCCGCCGCCAACGGGGTCCAGCTGGCCGCCGCGGCGACCAGTCCGCGCAAGGTGCGCCCCACCCCGACGCCGGATCGGCGCTATCGGGACATGATCGACGAATTCGGGCTGCTGGCCCGGCAACAACTGACCTGCGGTCAGCATGTGCACGTCTCGATCGAGTCGCGGGGCGAAGGGGTGGCGGTGCTGGACCGCATCGCACCCTGGTTGCCGCTGATCACGGCGATCTCGTCGAACTCGCCCTACTGGCAGGGCCAGGACTCTGGGTACCAGAGTTACCGGACCGTCGTCTGGGCGTTGTGGCCGACCGCCGGCCCGACCGCCGGCTTCGGAGACGAAAGAGGTTACGACGCAGCCATTGCCGACCTGCTCAGCAGCGGGGCGGCGATGGACGACGGCATGATCTACTTCGACGCCCGGCTCTCGGCCCACTACCCGACGGTCGAGATCCGGGTGGCCGATGTCTGCACCGACGTGGACGACGCGGTGCTGGTGGCCGTCCTCTGCCGGGCTCTGGTCGACACTGCCAGCGCCGACTGGCGATCCGGTGCGCCGGCGCCCGCGTACCGCCCGGAGTTGCTGCGGGCCGCCGCCTGGCGGTCCGCCCGCCACGGACTCCGGGACGAGCTGTTCGATCCGCTCACTCGGCGGGTGGCACCGGCCTTCGACGTGCTGCGCACGTTGGCCGAGTTCGTCGGGCCGGCGCTGGAGGCGAACGGCGACTCCGCGTTGGTGGCCGGTGGCCTGGATCGGCTGCGGCAGCGCGGCACCGGCGCCGACCAGCAGCGTCGCGCCCATTCGGCCCGAGGTGACCTGCACGACGTCGTGCTGGACGTGGTGCGGCGCACGCTGGGGTAG